One Oryza glaberrima chromosome 11, OglaRS2, whole genome shotgun sequence genomic region harbors:
- the LOC127754104 gene encoding cysteine-rich receptor-like protein kinase 44, translated as MASEAVSMAANIAQLTGVDALGLITMIVEAAKAARRNKRTCLELARLVEQVGDLLRALQEQPGVTVMERPETSAPLRELQETLRRAHELVESCRRRGSYPRRLFAGKEQGESLREVRSKISIYLQLFPIICHIDGTRLLVRVIADGAAAAARSPRPEDEEDEVLMSLTNRPNPQARFEKFSYSQLVHATNDFSLDSQLEQGTLATLYKGKLHGNDVTIKRLSVLTSGQRLPECMSENELFKNEIKILPELQHKNVAKLVGFCTERRERTTVYECMQNGSLENVIFGAATARSILDWPTRFRIIEGIAQGLAYLHNYSRVRIIHRDLKPSNILLDSDMNPKISNFELAEMLSSGTDEQKTDNVVGSIGFSAPEYMHKGIFSVKTDVYSFGVMVLEIISGKRWTQPNHRRFHKDLLTWAWVRSSCCGARVARRLKELVDPPLHAASFRGGAPPRCLSLPARRRALSQQREMRRCVRAALLCIQESPKRRPDMPEVVHMLRPRGKATPPLPGRSRFTAARASSLHGGEKSS; from the exons ATGGCTAGCGAGGCGGTGTCCATGGCCGCGAACATCGCGCAGCTCACCGGCGTGGACGCGCTGGGGCTGATCACGATGATCGTggaggcggcgaaggcggctcGCCGGAACAAGCGGACGTGCCTGGAGCTGGCCCGGCTGGTGGAGCAGGTCGGCGACCTGCTCCGCGCCCTGCAGGAGCAGCCCGGGGTGACGGTGATGGAGCGGCCGGAGACGAGCGCGCCGCTGAGGGAGCTGCAGGAGACGCTCCGGCGAGCGCACGAGCTCGTCGAGTCctgccggcggcggggcagctACCCTCGCCGGCTCTTCGCCGGGAAGGAGCAGGGCGAGAGCCTCCGCGAGGTGCGGAGCAAGATCAGCATCTACCTCCAGCTCTTCCCGATCATCTGCCACATCGACGGCACACGCCTCCTCGTCCGCGTcatcgccgacggcgccgccgccgccgctcgctctcCACGCCCCGAG gatgaagaagatgaagtgctCATGTCGCTCACCAATCGCCCAAATCCTCAAGCTag GTTTGAGAAATTCAGTTATTCTCAGCTTGTGCATGCTACAAATGACTTTTCACTTGACAGTCAACTGGAACAAGGCACCTTGGCCACTTTATACaag GGTAAACTTCATGGGAATGATGTTACTATCAAGAGACTTTCAGTTCTAACTTCTGGGCAGAGGTTACCAGAATGTATGAGTGAGAATGAGCTATTCAAAAACGAAATCAAGATTCTTCCAGAACTTCAGCACAAAAATGTAGCCAAACTTGTGGGATTTTGCACCGAACGACGCGAAAGGACTACTGTCTACGAATGCATGCAGAACGGGAGCTTGGAAAACGTCATATTTG GAGCAGCGACAGCAAGGTCGATACTTGATTGGCCGACACGGTTCAGAATAATTGAAGGGATAGCACAGGGTTTAGCTTATTTACACAATTATTCAAGGGTACGTATTATTCATAGAGATCTGAAGCCAAGCAACATTCTTTTGGATTCAGATATGAACCCAAAAATATCCAATTTTGAGTTGGCTGAAATGCTAAGTTCAGGCACTGACGAACAGAAAACAGATAACGTGGTAGGCTCAAT AGGATTCAGTGCTCCAGAGTATATGCATAAAGGTATTTTCTCAGTCAAAACCGATGTGTATAGCTTCGGTGTGATGGTTCTGGAGATCATAAGCGGAAAAAGATGGACTCAACCAAATCACAGACGGTTCCACAAAGATTTATTAACATGG GCATGGGTGAGATCGTCGTGCTgcggcgcgcgcgtggcgcGGAGGCTGAAGGAGCTGGTCGACCCGCCGCTGCACGCCGCGTCGTTCCGCggcggggcgccgccgcgctgcctcTCGCtcccggcgaggcggcgcgcgctgTCGCAGCAGCGGGAGATGCGGCGGTGCGTCCGGGCGGCGCTGCTCTGCATCCAGGAGAGCCCCAAGCGGCGACCCGACATGCCGGAGGTCGTCCACATGCTGCGCCCCAGGGGGaaggccacgccgccgctgcccggccGGTCTCGATTCaccgcggcgagggcgagctcGCTCCACGGCGGCGAGAAGAGCAGCTGA
- the LOC127754103 gene encoding cysteine-rich receptor-like protein kinase 21, which produces MALWNGLGQVANIAQLAGVDAYGLIKMIVEAAQTAKRNQETCQKLARHVKMIGDLLQRLQSTELMQHQETRNPVEQLEETLRHTYMLILSCQDSSYLHSCFMGGKQAHQLREVQSDITFYLQLFPLVSFVDTTRTWERLLRRAQPSCTEDTADELQKVHHSDHRIRFNTEILNATEFGDQSVTQCPEVFEEKRSEQASIRSLNLDQLVVNDIGKGAVLTFSQILAATNNFSGRSLIGQGGFGPVYKGKLPNGLEIAVKRHDTSSHQGEEEFMAEIDVIPKLRRKNIIELIGFCVQGKEYILVYEYIPNGSLASIISDETKRILLHWSKRLKIIEGISDGLLYLHNHSPKCIVHRDIKASNILLDYEMNAKISDFGLAIKLAPKATTEVLVRGTWGYADPEYVATGVISEKTDVYSFGIVLLEIISGKLCVSGYNVKSRSRRTIFPEFALKNRKKLHKLIDPSLGAKKHERAQIMQCLRVAMLCVRDRAEHRPTMSEVVTMLPSIKTPKDRKTYLSTGWERTWMHGCLGC; this is translated from the exons ATGGCGCTATGGAATGGCTTGGGTCAGGTGGCCAACATTGCGCAGCTTGCCGGGGTAGATGCATATGGGCTCATCAAGATGATCGTGGAGGCTGCGCAGACAGCTAAAAGGAACCAGGAGACCTGCCAGAAGCTAGCACGGCATGTGAAGATGATCGGCGACCTGCTGCAGCGACTCCAAAGCACAGAGCTTATGCAGCATCAAGAAACGAGGAACCCGGTGGAGCAGCTGGAGGAGACGCTCCGACACACCTACATGCTCATCTTGTCCTGTCAGGACAGCAGCTACCTGCACAGCTGCTTCATGGGAGGGAAGCAGGCTCACCAGCTGCGCGAGGTGCAGAGTGATATCACCTTCTACCTCCAGCTCTTCCCTCTTGTCAGCTTCGTTGACACGACCCGTACCTGGGAGCGGCTTCTGAGAAGAGCTCAACCTTCTTGCACTGAG GATACTGCAGATGAGTTACAAAAAGTACATCATTCAGATCATAGAATTAG ATTCAACACAGAAATTCTCAACGCGACTGAATTTGGTGATCAGAGTGTAACTCAATGTCCAGAAGTTTTTGAGGAAAAACGAAGTGAACAAGCATCAA TCAGAAGCCTGAACCTGGATCAACTAGTTGTTAATGATATTGGAAAAGGAGCAGTGTTGACTTTTTCACAGATATTGGCTGCTACAAACAATTTTTCAGGGAGATCCTTAATTGGACAAGGTGGATTTGGGCCTGTTTACAAG GGAAAACTTCCCAATGGACTTGAGATTGCTGTCAAAAGGCATGATACTTCTTCACATCAAGGTGAAGAAGAGTTCATGGCTGAGATTGACGTCATACCAAAACTTCGACGAAAAAATATAATTGAGCTGATTGGGTTTTGTGTTCAAGGCAAAGAATATATTCTTGTCTATGAATACATTCCAAATGGAAGTTTGGCTTCTATCATTAGCG ATGAAACAAAAAGGATATTGCTACATTGGTCTAAGCGCCTTAAAATAATTGAAGGAATCTCAGATGGTCTTCTTTACCTACACAACCATTCTCCCAAGTGCATTGTCCATAGGGACATAAAAGCAAGTAATATCCTCTTAGATTATGAAATGAATGCTAAGATTTCTGATTTTGGTCTGGCCATAAAATTAGCTCCGAAAGCAACTACGGAGGTGCTTGTTCGTGGCACATG GGGTTATGCCGATCCTGAATATGTTGCTACTGGAGTAATCTCGGAGAAAACCGACGTTTATAGCTTTGGCATTGTACTGCTTGAGATAATAAGTGGAAAGTTGTGTGTATCTGGATATAATGTGAAGAGCAGATCTCGACGAACAATATTTCCTGAATTT GCACTGAAGAACAGAAAAAAGTTGCACAAGCTTATTGATCCATCATTAGGTGCTAAGAAACATGAGCGAGCTCAAATTATGCAATGTCTTAGGGTGGCGATGTTGTGCGTTCGGGATCGCGCTGAACATCGGCCTACCATGTCTGAAGTTGTTACTATGCTTCCTAGCATCAAGACACCGAAAGACAGAAAG ACCTACTTATCTACTGGTTGGGAACGGACTTGGATGCATGGTTGTTTAGGCTGTTAA
- the LOC127754106 gene encoding cysteine-rich receptor-like protein kinase 10 isoform X2, which yields MDLAHLAGLDAVKLVRMIVQAAQKVRHNKKICQQLVHHVQIVGDLLKKLQTSEMMQQPEIRDGLNELKEILREAYMLVTSCESSSYIYHFFMGGQLADQFRVLQSRIDSCLQVFPLISHIDTSDRLDQILEIIQPRRPQAVKGGPRLFNVCATSSSTGCLSFPPDARIEAHCEVERCSLQSCCTGSVKFYLSQLVDATENFSDGNKIGQGSFGCVYKGQLHDGLEVAVKRCFELPSSRNQMDFQDLEFQNEICFLGKLQHINVVKLLGYCIQGTERILVYEYMLNRSVDTFIFGARTRRLHLDWSTRSRIIHGIAEGLLYLHKHCGLHIVHGDLKPSNILLDSNMNPKISDFGLARRYSPGVDEEYADRILGSIGFIAPECRERRLFSTKSDVYGFGALVLEIISGKRCFSLASGDSGDDYGFLNKRAWYLWRTGRLIKLVDSPSGDELETREILRCIHIALLCVEENPANRPTMQEVVLMLSCRTALLPKPRRPAYLRAEIVSTHP from the exons ATGGATCTCGCGCATCTTGCAGGGTTGGATGCGGTTAAGCTTGTCAGGATGATTGTGCAGGCAGCTCAGAAGGTTCGCCATAACAAGAAGATCTGCCAGCAGCTTGTCCATCATGTGCAGATAGTCGGTGACCTTCTGAAAAagcttcagacttcagagatgATGCAACAACCAGAGATCAGGGATGGACTAAACGAGCTCAAAGAGATCTTGCGTGAGGCGTACATGCTTGTCACATCCTGCGAAAGCAGCAGCTACATATACCACTTCTTCATGGGTGGTCAGCTGGCTGATCAGTTTCGTGTTCTTCAGAGTAGAATAGACTCCTGTCTCCAAGTTTTCCCACTCATCAGCCACATCGACACCTCAGATCGCCTAGACCAAATTCTGGAAATCATACAGCCTCGACGCCCACAG GCTGTAAAAGGGGGGCCAAGGCTGTTTAATGTTTGTGCAACATCTAGTTCTACTGGTTGCTTGAGCTTCCCTCCTGATGCCAG GATTGAAGCACATTGTGAAGTTGAAAGGTGCTCACTGCAATCGTGTTGTACAG GGTCTGTCAAGTTCTATTTGTCCCAGTTAGTTGATGCTACAGAAAACTTCTCCGACGGAAATAAAATTGGACAAGGTAGCTTTGGCTGTGTTTACAAG GGTCAACTGCACGATGGGCTTGAGGTAGCTGTTAAAAGATGTTTTGAGTTACCTTCTTCACGTAATCAAATGGATTTCCAAGATTTGGAGTTCCAAAATGAGATTTGCTTCCTTGGGAAGCTTCAGCACATCAATGTAGTTAAGCTTCTGGGATACTGTATTCAGGGAACAGAGAGGATTTTGGTCTATGAGTATATGCTGAATAGAAGCGTTGATACCTTCATCTTTG GTGCAAGAACAAGAAGGTTGCATCTGGACTGGTCTACACGCTCTCGGATAATTCATGGGATAGCTGAGGGTCTGCTTTATCTCCATAAGCACTGTGGACTACATATTGTACATGGAGATCTGAAGCCAAGCAACATTCTTTTGGACTCCAACATGAATCCCAAGATCTCTGATTTTGGCCTGGCTAGAAGGTATAGTCCAGGTGTAGATGAAGAGTACGCCGATCGCATACTGGGGTCAAT TGGTTTTATTGCTCCCGAATGTCGGGAAAGACGACTTTTCTCAACGAAGTCTGATGTGTATGGCTTTGGAGCATTGGTTCTCGAGATCATTAGTGGAAAGCGATGCTTTTCACTTGCGAGTGGAGATTCTGGAGACGACTATGGATTTCTGAACAAGAGG GCGTGGTACTTATGGAGAACAGGAAGATTGATCAAGCTTGTCGATTCGCCCTCAGGTGATGAATTGGAGACTAGAGAGATACTAAGATGCATTCACATAGCACTGCTGTGTGTGGAGGAGAACCCTGCCAACCGGCCCACCATGCAGGAGGTTGTTCTGATGTTAAGCTGCCGGACTGCTCTGCTGCCTAAACCTCGTCGTCCAGCTTACCTAAGGGCAGAAATTGTGTCGACACATCCATAG
- the LOC127755864 gene encoding uncharacterized protein LOC127755864, whose protein sequence is MEALSLVSNVTSIVSIAADIAGAAKTARQNKKRCQRLAERVGDIGELIKDLAVDGGGSSSSSSSPPPSTATRRLVMKLEEALGSALLLVRSCQASSRRTYYSLVAGGWQYAEQFDEVNAEIDRCLRDLTVAIVSRIDRKLNAAGDTNTDIVVDVDIVPADANIVGTHDDGADQADDKDINGDLIINHGEQDGKSNSGDDVVGVHHQLSPPPPPPPPYYGYYLYYWQCTDGLAGGYHQQRDEIIRNKALQSFTGELDRSDLVNGDN, encoded by the exons ATGGAGGCCCTGAGCTTGGTAAGCAACGTGACCAGCATCGTCAGCATCGCGGCCGACATCGCCGGCGCGGCGAAGACGGCGAGGCAGAACAAGAAGAGATGCCAGAGGCTCGCCGAGCGCGTCGGTGACATCGGCGAGCTCATCAAggacctcgccgtcgacggcggcggctcatcctcatcctcatcctcgccgccgccgtcgacggcgacgaggaggctgGTGATGAAGCTGGAGGAGGCACTCGGCAGCGCTCTACTGCTCGTCCGCTCCTGCCAGgccagcagccgccgcaccTACTAcagcctcgtcgccggcggctggcAGTACGCCGAGCAGTTCGACGAGGTGAACGCCGAGATCGACCGCTGCCTCCGCGACctcaccgtcgccatcgtcTCCCGCATTGACCGCAAGCtcaacgccgccggcgacacgaacaccgacatcgtcgtcgacgtcgacatCGTCCCCGCCGACGCGAACATCGTCGGGACTCATGACGACGGCGCAGATCAGGCTGACGACAAGGACATCAATGGCGATCTTATTATCAACCACGGCGAGCAAGACGGCAAGTCCAACTCAGGCGATGACGTCGTCGGCGTGCACCAccagctctcgccgccgccgccgccgccgccgccgtattaTGGCTACTACTTGTATTATTGGCAGTGTAccgacggcctcgccggcggttACCACCAGCAGCGGG ATGAGATCATCCGTAACAAAGCATTACAGTCCTTCACTGGTGAACTGGACCGATCTGACCTAGTGAATGGGGATAATTGA
- the LOC127754106 gene encoding cysteine-rich receptor-like protein kinase 10 isoform X1 — MDLAHLAGLDAVKLVRMIVQAAQKVRHNKKICQQLVHHVQIVGDLLKKLQTSEMMQQPEIRDGLNELKEILREAYMLVTSCESSSYIYHFFMGGQLADQFRVLQSRIDSCLQVFPLISHIDTSDRLDQILEIIQPRRPQKLQAVKGGPRLFNVCATSSSTGCLSFPPDARIEAHCEVERCSLQSCCTGSVKFYLSQLVDATENFSDGNKIGQGSFGCVYKGQLHDGLEVAVKRCFELPSSRNQMDFQDLEFQNEICFLGKLQHINVVKLLGYCIQGTERILVYEYMLNRSVDTFIFGARTRRLHLDWSTRSRIIHGIAEGLLYLHKHCGLHIVHGDLKPSNILLDSNMNPKISDFGLARRYSPGVDEEYADRILGSIGFIAPECRERRLFSTKSDVYGFGALVLEIISGKRCFSLASGDSGDDYGFLNKRAWYLWRTGRLIKLVDSPSGDELETREILRCIHIALLCVEENPANRPTMQEVVLMLSCRTALLPKPRRPAYLRAEIVSTHP; from the exons ATGGATCTCGCGCATCTTGCAGGGTTGGATGCGGTTAAGCTTGTCAGGATGATTGTGCAGGCAGCTCAGAAGGTTCGCCATAACAAGAAGATCTGCCAGCAGCTTGTCCATCATGTGCAGATAGTCGGTGACCTTCTGAAAAagcttcagacttcagagatgATGCAACAACCAGAGATCAGGGATGGACTAAACGAGCTCAAAGAGATCTTGCGTGAGGCGTACATGCTTGTCACATCCTGCGAAAGCAGCAGCTACATATACCACTTCTTCATGGGTGGTCAGCTGGCTGATCAGTTTCGTGTTCTTCAGAGTAGAATAGACTCCTGTCTCCAAGTTTTCCCACTCATCAGCCACATCGACACCTCAGATCGCCTAGACCAAATTCTGGAAATCATACAGCCTCGACGCCCACAG AAACTTCAGGCTGTAAAAGGGGGGCCAAGGCTGTTTAATGTTTGTGCAACATCTAGTTCTACTGGTTGCTTGAGCTTCCCTCCTGATGCCAG GATTGAAGCACATTGTGAAGTTGAAAGGTGCTCACTGCAATCGTGTTGTACAG GGTCTGTCAAGTTCTATTTGTCCCAGTTAGTTGATGCTACAGAAAACTTCTCCGACGGAAATAAAATTGGACAAGGTAGCTTTGGCTGTGTTTACAAG GGTCAACTGCACGATGGGCTTGAGGTAGCTGTTAAAAGATGTTTTGAGTTACCTTCTTCACGTAATCAAATGGATTTCCAAGATTTGGAGTTCCAAAATGAGATTTGCTTCCTTGGGAAGCTTCAGCACATCAATGTAGTTAAGCTTCTGGGATACTGTATTCAGGGAACAGAGAGGATTTTGGTCTATGAGTATATGCTGAATAGAAGCGTTGATACCTTCATCTTTG GTGCAAGAACAAGAAGGTTGCATCTGGACTGGTCTACACGCTCTCGGATAATTCATGGGATAGCTGAGGGTCTGCTTTATCTCCATAAGCACTGTGGACTACATATTGTACATGGAGATCTGAAGCCAAGCAACATTCTTTTGGACTCCAACATGAATCCCAAGATCTCTGATTTTGGCCTGGCTAGAAGGTATAGTCCAGGTGTAGATGAAGAGTACGCCGATCGCATACTGGGGTCAAT TGGTTTTATTGCTCCCGAATGTCGGGAAAGACGACTTTTCTCAACGAAGTCTGATGTGTATGGCTTTGGAGCATTGGTTCTCGAGATCATTAGTGGAAAGCGATGCTTTTCACTTGCGAGTGGAGATTCTGGAGACGACTATGGATTTCTGAACAAGAGG GCGTGGTACTTATGGAGAACAGGAAGATTGATCAAGCTTGTCGATTCGCCCTCAGGTGATGAATTGGAGACTAGAGAGATACTAAGATGCATTCACATAGCACTGCTGTGTGTGGAGGAGAACCCTGCCAACCGGCCCACCATGCAGGAGGTTGTTCTGATGTTAAGCTGCCGGACTGCTCTGCTGCCTAAACCTCGTCGTCCAGCTTACCTAAGGGCAGAAATTGTGTCGACACATCCATAG
- the LOC127754112 gene encoding vacuolar protein sorting-associated protein 22 homolog 1-like isoform X2 has product MRRRPGIAGLQNAAATRDQFRLVGENVAKVRTDVMKEQLATFRTQLEEFALKHKIVDICIATRATNGGLIDLLDLRKLLCQKRKADLGSLTSDDCLRAISKLKVLGSGFEVISVGKKKLVRSVPTELNKDHNGILELAQAEGFVTVEQVERKFSWSTGRAIDVLETLLKEGLAMIDDGHRDGKRRYWFPCATLSSDSIGADAKS; this is encoded by the exons ATGAGGAGGCGACCGGGAATCGCGGGTTTACAGAACGCGGCGGCTACTCGC GACCAATTCCGGCTGGTTGGGGAAAATGTGGCCAAGGTCAGGACCGATGTAATGAAGGAGCAGCTTGCCACATTTCGGACACAACTCGAAGAATTTGCACTCAAGCATAAG ATTGTTGACATATGCATAGCAACCAGAGCGACCAACGGTGGCTTGATTGACTTGCTAGATCTCCGTAAACTCCTGTGTCAGAAGAGGAAAGCTGATCTTGGATCCTTAACATCAGATGATTGTTTGCGTGCGATAAGTAAGCTGAAG GTCCTTGGTAGTGGTTTTGAAGTAATTTCTGTTGGGAAGAAAAAGCTTGTACGTTCTGTTCCTACAGAACTGAATAAAGATCACAATGGGATACTTGAGCTAGCTCAG GCTGAAGGTTTTGTCACAGTAGAACAAGTCGAGAGAAAGTTCTCGTGGTCAACTGGCCGTGCCATCGATGTCCTTGAAACTTTGCTCAAG GAAGGGCTTGCTATGATCGACGATGGGCACAGGGATGGCAAGCGCAGATACTGGTTCCCGTGCGCCACTCTCAGTTCTGACTCGATTGGTGCCGATGCCAAGTCATGA
- the LOC127754115 gene encoding uncharacterized protein LOC127754115 codes for MAELVVGYGASSARGLIKMIMAAVQTAKRNKKQCRELEERVRMVSAVLSRHRRHDQPEPSTTTMAARGLPPGAREAVDGLDGVLREAHELAVAFSQSGGGGGKKTVRRRLVCWARRVAGARRDAERLAGVLSKIDFYLSLYPAIAHADTACRQDRLLWTTTVNVVVSAAVAFAGFVVVSISMVSRKK; via the coding sequence ATGGCTGAGCTGGTAGTAGGTTACGGCGCCTCCAGCGCGAGGGGACTGATCAAGATGATCATGGCCGCCGTGCAGACGGCGAAGCGGAACAAGAAGCAGTGCCGGGAGCTGGAGGAGCGCGTGAGGATGGTCTCCGCCGTGctgagccgccaccgccgccatgatCAGCCGGAGCCGagcacgacgacgatggcggcgcgagggctgCCGCCGGGCGCGAGGGAGGCGGTGGACGGGCTGGACGGCGTGCTCCGGGAGGCgcacgagctcgccgtcgcgttcagccagagcggcggcggcggcggcaagaagacggtgcggcggcgcctcGTCTGCTGGGCGCGGCGGGTGGCCGGCGCCCGGCGGGACGCCGAGAGGCTCGCCGGCGTCCTGAGCAAGATCGACTTCTACCTCTCGCTCTACCCTGCCATTGCCCACGCAGACACGGCATGTCGTCAGGACCGGCTGCTGTGGACGACCACCGTGAAtgtcgtcgtctccgccgccgtcgccttcgctGGGTTTGTTGTTGTCTCCATCTCCATGGTTTCACGCAAGAAATAA
- the LOC127754111 gene encoding uncharacterized protein LOC127754111 — METLSLISGVTTIVKLANDIDGAVKAASRSKKSCEKLAERVADIGDLLKGVDTSSPSTAAVATRRLVGRLERALRRALLLVTSCQSTSRIYSLVAGGWQAEQFDKVNAEIDRCLLDLSLSSLALVSTIDHKLNAAAAAAGGETNTEVAPPLPPVLCSHGHDQDDGEDKMAAGGAAEKNGELICYGGEQDGKTETDAGEVVTTIGVPAATAAYMHYQLSPPPPPPCYGCHLHYCHCTHGHCHCAGGRHYSPSYYSDDSADLRLRHMFSDENPNACSIM; from the coding sequence ATGGAGACCCTTAGCCTGATAAGCGGCGTGACCACCATCGTCAAGCTGGCGAACGACATCGACGGCGCGGTCAAGGCGGCGAGCCGGAGCAAGAAGAGCTGCGAGAAGCTCGCCGAGCGCGTGGCCGACATCGGCGACCTCCTCAAGGGGGTAGacacctcctcgccgtcgacggcggcggtggccacgaGGAGGCTGGTGGGCAGGCTGGAGAGGGcgctccgccgcgcgctgctgCTCGTCACCTCCTGCCAGTCCACCAGCCGCATCTAcagcctcgtcgccggcgggtgGCAAGCCGAGCAGTTCGACAAGGTGAacgccgagatcgaccggtgtCTCCTCGACCTCAGCCTCTCCAGCCTCGCCCTCGTCTCCACCATTGATCACAAgctcaacgccgccgccgccgccgccggcggtgaaaCAAACACCGAGGTcgcgccgcccctgccgccggtGCTGTGCAGTCACGGTCATGATCAGGATGACGGCGAGGACAagatggcggccggcggcgcggctgagAAGAATGGCGAGCTTATCTGCTACGGCGGCGAGCAAGACGGCAAGACTGAGAcggacgccggcgaggtggtcACCACCATCGGTGtgccggcggccacggcggcatACATGCACTAccagctgtcgccgccgccaccgccgccgtgttACGGATGCCACTTGCATTATTGCCACTGCACCCATGGCCACTGTCactgcgccggcggccgccactACTCGCCGTCGTACTACTCCGACGACAGCGCTGACCTCAGGCTCCGGCATATGTTCAGCGATGAAAATCCCAACGCTTGCTCCATCATGTGA
- the LOC127754112 gene encoding vacuolar protein sorting-associated protein 22 homolog 1-like isoform X1, which yields MRRRPGIAGLQNAAATRDQFRLVGENVAKVRTDVMKEQLATFRTQLEEFALKHKNDIRKNPLFRQQFHEMCAKVGVDPLASNKGAWAELLGIGDFYYELGVQIVDICIATRATNGGLIDLLDLRKLLCQKRKADLGSLTSDDCLRAISKLKVLGSGFEVISVGKKKLVRSVPTELNKDHNGILELAQAEGFVTVEQVERKFSWSTGRAIDVLETLLKEGLAMIDDGHRDGKRRYWFPCATLSSDSIGADAKS from the exons ATGAGGAGGCGACCGGGAATCGCGGGTTTACAGAACGCGGCGGCTACTCGC GACCAATTCCGGCTGGTTGGGGAAAATGTGGCCAAGGTCAGGACCGATGTAATGAAGGAGCAGCTTGCCACATTTCGGACACAACTCGAAGAATTTGCACTCAAGCATAAG AATGATATCCGTAAAAATCCACTATTTAGACAACAGTTCCATGAGATGTGTGCAAAAGTTGGAGTAGACCCTCTGGCTTCGAATAAAGGAGCTTGGGCAGAACTTCTAGGGATTGGTGACTTCTACTATGAATTGG GAGTTCAGATTGTTGACATATGCATAGCAACCAGAGCGACCAACGGTGGCTTGATTGACTTGCTAGATCTCCGTAAACTCCTGTGTCAGAAGAGGAAAGCTGATCTTGGATCCTTAACATCAGATGATTGTTTGCGTGCGATAAGTAAGCTGAAG GTCCTTGGTAGTGGTTTTGAAGTAATTTCTGTTGGGAAGAAAAAGCTTGTACGTTCTGTTCCTACAGAACTGAATAAAGATCACAATGGGATACTTGAGCTAGCTCAG GCTGAAGGTTTTGTCACAGTAGAACAAGTCGAGAGAAAGTTCTCGTGGTCAACTGGCCGTGCCATCGATGTCCTTGAAACTTTGCTCAAG GAAGGGCTTGCTATGATCGACGATGGGCACAGGGATGGCAAGCGCAGATACTGGTTCCCGTGCGCCACTCTCAGTTCTGACTCGATTGGTGCCGATGCCAAGTCATGA
- the LOC127754119 gene encoding dormancy-associated protein 1-like, translated as MLEKLWDDVVAGPRPETGLEKLRKAATTRPLVINKDGDGEASGAAYKRTQSMPTTPTTPVTPSSSSPTTATTTTPRGSNVWRSVFHPGSNLATKSLGANLFDRPQPNSPTVYDWLYSDETRSSHR; from the exons ATGCTGGAGAAGCTGTGGGACGACGTGGTGGCCGGGCCTCGACCGGAGACCGGCCTGGAGAAGCTCCGCAAGGCCGCTACAACCCGCCCCCTTGTCATCAACAAAG atggcgacggcgaggcgagcgggGCGGCGTACAAGCGGACGCAGTCGATGCCGACGACCCCGACGACGCCGGTGACGCCGTCGTCTTCGtccccgacgacggcgacgacgacgacgccgcggggCAGCAACGTGTGGAGGAGCGTGTTCCACCCGGGGAGCAACCTCGCCACCAAGAGCCTCGGCGCCAACCTCTTCGACCGCCCGCAGCCCAACTCCCCCACCGTCTACGACTG GCTGTACAGCGACGAGACCAGGAGCAGCCATCGCTGA